The following proteins are encoded in a genomic region of Bradyrhizobium sp. SK17:
- a CDS encoding TetR/AcrR family transcriptional regulator translates to MVAAPRTTLHAIGEEESSKRRQILDGARKVFLELGFDGASMGEIARAAAVSKGTLYVYFPDKAGLFAAIVEEEKLEQGRVDFNFDPARDVDTTLPEFGRAYIALLCRPGGGSAIRTVMAIAERMPELGSQFYTHVIAYTVDRFATYLEARGALGELEIDDYQLAAWQFMHMCQASLFQAFIFQASPSPSPERIATVVDSATRVFFAAYRPRAS, encoded by the coding sequence ATGGTTGCAGCACCCCGAACCACCCTCCACGCCATCGGCGAGGAGGAATCCTCGAAACGCCGCCAGATCCTGGACGGCGCCCGCAAGGTATTCCTGGAGCTCGGCTTCGATGGCGCCAGCATGGGCGAGATCGCCCGCGCTGCCGCCGTCTCCAAGGGCACGCTCTATGTCTACTTTCCGGACAAGGCCGGGCTGTTCGCCGCGATCGTCGAGGAGGAGAAGCTCGAGCAGGGCAGGGTTGATTTCAACTTCGATCCGGCGCGCGACGTCGACACCACCCTCCCCGAATTCGGCCGCGCCTATATCGCGCTGCTGTGCCGGCCGGGCGGCGGCTCGGCGATCCGCACCGTCATGGCGATCGCGGAGCGGATGCCCGAACTCGGCAGCCAGTTCTACACCCACGTCATCGCCTACACGGTGGACCGCTTTGCCACCTATCTGGAGGCGCGTGGGGCACTCGGCGAGCTGGAGATCGATGATTATCAACTCGCGGCCTGGCAGTTCATGCATATGTGCCAGGCCTCGCTGTTCCAGGCGTTCATCTTCCAGGCCAGTCCGTCGCCATCGCCGGAGCGGATCGCGACCGTCGTCGACAGCGCGACGCGGGTGTTCTTCGCTGCGTACCGGCCGCGGGCGAGTTAA
- a CDS encoding DHA2 family efflux MFS transporter permease subunit — protein sequence MADATTASPSMMTGAPESERIQPKRLFAFIIMVFGMFMSILDIQIVSASLTEIQAGLSASSTEVSWVQTAYLIAEVIAIPLSGFLSRALGTRLLFAISAIGFTVSSLLCGFASSIEQMILWRALQGFLGAGMIPTVFASAYTIFPRSKFYIVAPIIGLVATLAPTVGPTVGGYITDLMSWHWLFFINIVPGIIITIGVLALVDFDQPNFALLERFDWWGLIFMGGFLGSLEYVLEEGPQYEWLQDTSVAICAAVCFVSAIAFFWRVLTAEEPIVDLYAFSNRNFAVGCVLQFCVGIGLYGLTYVYPRYLAEIRGYSALMIGETMFISGLTMFFMAPVVGRLMQKVDLRYIIAFGLVTFALGSWQMTWITREYDFYELLVPQILRGIGMMCAMVPTNNIALATLQPDRVKNASGLFNLMRNLGGAVGLAVINEVLNDRTDLHISRLQDRVTWGNANAVETLNNFTQRLQGMGDAATMAMKQLSQLVHRQAQVMSYGDAFFMLSLFYVALSLLVLFVNKPPPMTAGGGDAH from the coding sequence ATGGCCGACGCGACCACTGCCTCGCCTTCGATGATGACCGGCGCGCCGGAGTCCGAGCGCATCCAGCCGAAGCGGCTGTTTGCCTTCATCATCATGGTGTTCGGCATGTTCATGTCGATCCTGGACATCCAGATCGTCTCGGCGTCGTTGACCGAGATCCAGGCCGGCCTGTCGGCGTCGTCGACCGAAGTGTCATGGGTGCAGACTGCCTATCTGATCGCCGAGGTGATCGCGATCCCGCTGTCCGGCTTCCTGTCGCGCGCGCTCGGCACCAGGCTGTTGTTCGCGATCTCGGCGATCGGTTTCACGGTGTCGAGCCTGTTGTGCGGCTTCGCCTCGTCGATCGAGCAGATGATTCTGTGGCGCGCGCTGCAGGGCTTTCTCGGCGCCGGCATGATCCCGACCGTGTTCGCCTCGGCTTATACGATCTTCCCGCGCTCCAAATTCTACATCGTGGCGCCGATCATCGGCCTGGTCGCGACGCTGGCTCCGACCGTGGGCCCGACCGTCGGCGGCTACATCACCGACCTGATGTCCTGGCACTGGCTGTTCTTCATCAACATCGTGCCCGGCATCATCATCACCATCGGCGTGCTGGCGTTGGTCGATTTCGACCAGCCGAACTTCGCGCTGCTGGAGCGCTTCGACTGGTGGGGCCTGATCTTCATGGGCGGCTTCCTCGGCTCGCTCGAATATGTGCTGGAAGAAGGCCCGCAATATGAATGGCTTCAGGACACTTCGGTGGCGATCTGCGCCGCGGTCTGCTTCGTCTCGGCGATCGCCTTCTTCTGGCGGGTGCTGACCGCGGAGGAGCCGATCGTCGATCTCTATGCCTTCTCCAACCGCAACTTCGCGGTCGGCTGCGTGCTGCAATTCTGCGTCGGCATCGGGCTGTATGGCCTCACCTATGTCTACCCGCGCTACCTCGCCGAGATTCGCGGCTACAGTGCGCTGATGATCGGCGAGACCATGTTCATCTCGGGCTTGACGATGTTCTTCATGGCGCCGGTGGTCGGGCGGCTGATGCAGAAGGTTGATCTGCGCTACATCATCGCCTTCGGTCTCGTCACCTTCGCGCTCGGCTCCTGGCAGATGACCTGGATCACGCGCGAGTACGATTTCTACGAGCTGCTGGTGCCGCAGATCCTGCGCGGCATCGGCATGATGTGCGCGATGGTGCCGACCAACAACATCGCGCTCGCGACGCTGCAGCCTGACCGCGTCAAGAATGCCTCCGGCCTGTTCAACCTGATGCGCAACCTCGGCGGCGCGGTCGGGCTCGCCGTCATCAACGAGGTGCTGAACGACCGGACCGATCTGCACATTTCGCGATTGCAGGACCGCGTGACCTGGGGCAATGCCAACGCGGTCGAGACGCTGAACAATTTCACCCAGCGCCTGCAAGGCATGGGCGATGCCGCCACCATGGCGATGAAACAGCTCTCGCAGCTCGTGCACCGCCAGGCCCAGGTGATGAGCTATGGCGACGCATTCTTCATGCTGTCGCTGTTCTATGTCGCGCTCAGCCTGCTGGTGCTGTTCGTCAACAAGCCGCCGCCGATGACCGCAGGCGGCGGCGATGCGCACTGA
- a CDS encoding HlyD family secretion protein, with protein sequence MAAARDQAARIVRSEPEMAEDAMARDASGDLGEQGRADEARRPAEAPPASAPEQPTASPAAPAPKSSKRKFVMIGVIGLLALAAASYATYYVLVGRFYISTDDAYVRANNTMLGARVAGHIAAILPGDNTLVRAGDVVFRIDDGDYRIAVDAARTRIATQQATIDRIGRQVAAAVSSVEQAQAQLVSAQAGLKRADLDFDRQQALSTKGFASRATFEVSEAGRDQGAASVRSAQAAYDAAKDNVEVTKAQQAEARAQLAELQTQLAKAERDLEFTNVRAPVDGTFSNRLVNTGDYINVGQRLGNVVPLDGVFIDANYKETQLKRIRPGQRVTIKVDAYGFRKFTGVVDSISPAAGSVFTLLPPDNATGNFTKIVQRLPVRIRVPNSVAKQGMLRAGMSVYTTVDTREGAADADADTDLDAPMMIHPQ encoded by the coding sequence ATGGCCGCAGCACGAGACCAGGCTGCACGCATTGTTCGGTCCGAGCCTGAGATGGCCGAGGACGCGATGGCGCGCGACGCATCCGGCGATCTCGGCGAGCAGGGCCGGGCTGACGAGGCCAGGCGTCCCGCCGAGGCGCCGCCCGCTTCTGCGCCCGAGCAGCCGACCGCATCTCCCGCCGCGCCGGCGCCGAAATCCAGCAAGCGCAAATTCGTGATGATCGGTGTGATCGGCCTGCTGGCGCTCGCCGCTGCGAGCTATGCCACCTATTACGTGCTGGTCGGACGCTTCTATATCTCGACCGACGACGCCTATGTCCGCGCCAACAACACCATGCTCGGCGCGCGCGTCGCGGGCCACATCGCGGCGATCCTGCCCGGCGACAATACGCTGGTACGCGCCGGCGACGTGGTGTTCCGGATCGATGACGGCGACTATCGCATCGCGGTCGACGCTGCCCGCACACGGATCGCGACCCAGCAGGCGACGATCGATCGGATCGGCCGCCAGGTCGCGGCTGCGGTGAGCTCGGTCGAGCAGGCGCAGGCGCAGCTGGTGTCGGCGCAGGCCGGCCTGAAGCGTGCCGATCTCGATTTCGACCGCCAGCAGGCGCTGAGCACCAAGGGCTTTGCCTCGCGCGCCACCTTCGAAGTCTCGGAAGCCGGCCGCGACCAGGGCGCAGCCAGCGTGCGGTCCGCGCAGGCGGCCTATGATGCGGCCAAGGACAATGTCGAGGTGACCAAGGCGCAGCAGGCCGAGGCCCGCGCCCAGCTCGCCGAGTTGCAGACCCAGCTCGCCAAGGCCGAGCGCGATCTCGAATTCACCAACGTCCGCGCACCGGTCGACGGCACCTTCTCCAACCGCCTCGTCAACACCGGCGACTACATCAATGTCGGGCAACGGCTCGGCAATGTGGTGCCGCTCGACGGCGTCTTCATCGATGCCAACTACAAGGAGACCCAGCTCAAGCGCATCCGTCCCGGCCAGCGGGTGACGATCAAGGTCGACGCCTACGGCTTCCGCAAGTTCACCGGCGTCGTCGACAGCATTTCGCCGGCGGCGGGCTCGGTGTTCACGCTGCTGCCGCCCGACAATGCCACCGGCAATTTCACCAAGATCGTGCAGCGCCTGCCGGTCCGCATCCGGGTGCCGAACAGCGTCGCGAAGCAGGGCATGCTGCGCGCCGGCATGTCGGTCTACACCACGGTCGACACGCGGGAGGGCGCGGCCGATGCCGACGCCGATACCGACCTCGACGCGCCGATGATGATCCATCCGCAGTGA
- a CDS encoding ABC transporter ATP-binding protein, with the protein MTSLTTKRPAAIRIVLPFVFRHWLEQPVRAFAVTAGFLGATAADLFMPVFSGHLVDALTAGATDAAARHAAMLAFGAIVGLGALSLLLRLVGIQTIVPFTLKTMSDVGQQAFMRVQRFSTDWHANSFAGSTVRKVTRGMWALDLLNDTILMALLPSFIVLVGSMILLGMHWPQLGAVIAIGSVIYVAMTMLFQVHYVAPAARVSNAWDTKVGGTLADALTCNAVVKSFGAERREDIRLDGVISRWRRRVRRTWFRYNHTSTAQLLVLLCFRASVIGGAILLWAQGHATPGDVTYVLTSYYIIHAYLRDVGMHINNLQRSVNDMEELVQIHDEPLGIVDAEGAVPIDIQGGRIVFDDVTFHYGGHRLPLYDGLSIDIDAGERVGLVGRSGSGKTTFVKLVQRLYDVTGGKILIDGQDIAQATQQSLRSQIAIVQQEPILFHRTLAENIAYGRPGASGDAIEQAARLANAHDFIMRLPKGYGTLVGERGVKLSGGERQRVALARAFLADAPILILDEATSSLDSESEALIQQAMERLMKGRTAIVIAHRLSTVRSMDRILVFDRGEIVEQGTHEVLAVRPGGIYRGLFERQATEFGEVAAE; encoded by the coding sequence ATGACCTCTCTGACGACCAAGCGACCGGCCGCGATCCGGATCGTCTTACCATTCGTGTTCCGCCATTGGCTGGAGCAGCCGGTGCGCGCCTTCGCCGTGACGGCGGGCTTTCTCGGTGCGACCGCCGCCGACCTGTTCATGCCGGTATTTTCCGGCCATCTGGTCGACGCGCTGACCGCGGGCGCCACCGATGCAGCCGCACGCCATGCGGCGATGCTGGCGTTCGGCGCCATCGTCGGCCTCGGCGCGCTCTCGCTGCTGCTGCGGCTGGTCGGCATCCAGACCATCGTGCCGTTCACGCTGAAGACCATGTCCGATGTCGGACAGCAGGCCTTCATGCGGGTGCAGCGCTTCTCGACCGACTGGCACGCCAACTCATTCGCGGGCTCCACCGTGCGCAAGGTCACGCGCGGCATGTGGGCGCTCGATCTGCTGAACGACACCATCCTGATGGCGCTGCTGCCGTCGTTCATCGTGCTGGTCGGCTCGATGATCCTGCTCGGCATGCACTGGCCGCAGCTCGGTGCCGTGATCGCGATCGGGTCGGTGATCTATGTCGCGATGACCATGCTATTCCAGGTGCATTACGTCGCGCCCGCCGCGCGCGTCTCCAACGCCTGGGACACCAAGGTCGGCGGCACGCTGGCCGATGCCTTGACCTGCAACGCGGTGGTGAAGTCTTTTGGCGCCGAGAGGCGCGAGGACATCCGGCTCGACGGCGTCATCAGCCGCTGGCGGCGCCGGGTGCGGCGGACCTGGTTCCGCTACAACCACACCTCGACGGCGCAGCTCCTCGTCCTGCTGTGCTTCCGCGCTTCGGTGATCGGCGGTGCGATCCTGCTGTGGGCGCAGGGCCACGCCACGCCGGGCGACGTCACCTATGTGCTGACCAGCTACTACATCATCCACGCCTATCTGCGCGACGTCGGCATGCACATCAACAATCTGCAGCGCTCGGTGAACGACATGGAGGAGCTGGTGCAGATCCATGACGAGCCGCTCGGCATCGTCGATGCGGAAGGCGCCGTGCCGATCGACATCCAGGGCGGCCGCATCGTGTTCGACGACGTCACGTTCCACTATGGCGGCCATCGCCTGCCGCTCTATGATGGACTGTCGATCGACATCGACGCCGGCGAGCGCGTCGGCCTGGTCGGACGCTCCGGCTCCGGCAAGACCACCTTCGTCAAGCTGGTGCAGCGGCTGTACGACGTCACCGGCGGCAAGATCCTGATCGATGGTCAGGACATCGCGCAGGCGACGCAGCAATCGTTGCGCAGCCAGATCGCGATCGTGCAACAGGAGCCGATCTTGTTCCATCGCACCTTGGCGGAGAACATCGCCTACGGCCGGCCCGGTGCCAGCGGGGATGCGATCGAGCAGGCGGCGCGGCTTGCCAATGCGCATGACTTCATCATGCGGCTGCCGAAAGGCTATGGCACGCTGGTCGGCGAGCGCGGCGTCAAGCTGTCGGGCGGCGAGCGGCAGCGCGTCGCGCTGGCGCGCGCCTTCCTGGCGGATGCGCCGATCCTGATCCTGGACGAGGCGACCTCGAGCCTCGATTCGGAATCCGAGGCGCTGATCCAGCAGGCGATGGAGCGGCTGATGAAGGGCCGCACCGCGATCGTGATCGCGCACCGGCTGTCGACCGTACGCAGCATGGACCGCATCCTGGTGTTCGATCGCGGCGAGATCGTCGAGCAGGGCACGCATGAGGTGCTTGCCGTGCGTCCCGGCGGTATCTACCGCGGCTTGTTCGAGCGTCAGGCGACCGAGTTCGGCGAGGTCGCGGCGGAATGA
- the mddA gene encoding methanethiol S-methyltransferase: MTQIIQNADTDRGNVVGRIIAFLYGVVAYVVFFVTFLYAIGFVENLLVPKTIDSGSTGPTTVALIVNLVLMSIFAVQHSVMARPQFKRWWTRFVPPSVERTTYVLLASLALALLFWQWRPMPQVVWQISDARIATAMTCLSFVGWLVVLTSTFLINHFELFGLRQVAVNLVGREMPAPRFRTPLFYHFVRHPIYLGFIIAFWAAPTMSVGHLLFSAVTTTYIFVGIWLEERDLIGVFGDEYRRYRERVSMLLPWRKST, encoded by the coding sequence ATGACCCAGATTATCCAGAACGCCGACACGGATCGAGGCAACGTCGTCGGACGAATTATCGCGTTCCTCTATGGCGTCGTCGCCTACGTCGTATTCTTCGTCACATTCCTCTACGCCATCGGTTTCGTTGAAAATCTGTTGGTGCCAAAGACGATCGACAGCGGATCGACAGGACCGACGACGGTGGCGCTCATCGTCAATCTGGTGCTGATGTCCATCTTCGCCGTTCAGCACAGCGTGATGGCGCGTCCGCAGTTCAAGAGATGGTGGACAAGATTCGTTCCTCCTTCCGTCGAACGCACCACTTACGTCCTGCTGGCGAGCCTGGCGCTCGCGCTCTTGTTCTGGCAATGGCGGCCAATGCCGCAGGTGGTGTGGCAGATCAGCGACGCGCGTATTGCGACGGCAATGACTTGCCTGTCATTCGTCGGCTGGCTGGTCGTGTTGACCTCGACGTTTCTTATCAATCACTTCGAGCTGTTCGGACTGCGCCAAGTAGCGGTCAATCTGGTCGGCCGCGAGATGCCGGCGCCGCGCTTTCGTACACCGCTATTCTATCATTTCGTGCGGCATCCAATCTATCTCGGATTCATCATCGCTTTCTGGGCGGCGCCGACCATGTCCGTCGGCCATTTGTTGTTCTCGGCGGTGACGACGACATACATCTTCGTCGGCATCTGGCTGGAGGAGCGCGACCTGATCGGCGTCTTCGGTGACGAATATCGCCGCTATCGAGAGCGCGTGTCGATGCTGCTGCCATGGCGCAAATCCACCTAA
- a CDS encoding alpha/beta hydrolase fold domain-containing protein, translating to MPDAAVAARASDSTHSGTTQQVDVAVVGAGFAGLYLLHRLRKAGLSAVALEEGADVGGTWYWNRYPGARCDIQTIDYSYTFDPELDRAWTWSEKYATQPEILRYFGFVADRYDLRRDIRFGTKVTQATWDDASERWLISTNNGANVSCRYYIMATGCLSSPKPPEIDGVKNFKGEIYFTGRWPHQGVDLKGKRVAVIGTGSSGIQSIPLIAEQAAQLTVFQRTPNFALPAGNGPAPEDRKTFFESDRAAYREQARQSMAGVPYPQQTVVSWQLSDAERRERFEKAWAAGDLVHILSQLWADQAVDVDGNRLVADLIREKIAAAVKDPETAAALAPHDHPFGAKRPCLDTNYYATYNRPNVTLVNLRQEPIKAITANGIVTDKRSFDVDVIVFATGFDAMTGAIMAVHPISGRGGKSLSDVWAHGPQTYLGVTVAGFPNLFMITGPGSPSVLSNMAVSIEQHVDWVVERIAALRDAGYTTMEATETAQAGWERHMADCATLTLHRLANTWYTGANVPGKPQGVMPYTGGVGPYRSICDEVVGRGMLGFRLSGPGVAAQCNDGEVVRLQPDVRLVLNMLGGMNLPPLETMGAQGARDFLAEFNKGRPAGRPVGEVGTGVLQGADGPLPYKLYRPATPGPHPIVVYFHGGGWVLGDELSDDPFCRDLCRRTGMIIVSVGYRHAPEHRFPAAAEDGYAATRWIAAHTAELGGRAGPVLVAGWSAGGNIAAVTCQLARDRGGPEIAGQLLICPVTDSTYDRPSYIENAIGYFLTRGLMFWFWDLYCSPADRTDPRAAPLRGKLEGLPPAFIATAEFDPLRDEGNAYGDALAKAGVKVEQLKGNGHFHSSFVMVDVIITGVGGRVKMAKALRRFAGLPEELEQDNVAAPKVNAAAN from the coding sequence ATGCCAGACGCAGCAGTTGCAGCACGCGCTTCGGACTCCACGCACAGCGGAACCACGCAGCAAGTCGATGTCGCCGTCGTCGGTGCAGGTTTCGCCGGTCTCTATCTGCTGCATCGGCTGCGCAAGGCGGGCCTCTCGGCCGTCGCGCTCGAAGAGGGCGCCGATGTCGGCGGCACCTGGTACTGGAACAGATATCCCGGCGCGCGCTGCGACATCCAGACCATCGATTACAGCTATACTTTCGATCCCGAGCTCGATCGGGCGTGGACCTGGTCGGAGAAATACGCGACCCAGCCGGAGATCCTGCGCTACTTCGGTTTCGTCGCCGACCGCTACGATCTGCGCCGCGACATCAGGTTCGGCACCAAGGTCACGCAGGCGACGTGGGACGATGCGAGCGAACGCTGGCTGATCTCGACCAACAATGGCGCCAACGTCTCGTGCCGTTACTACATCATGGCGACCGGCTGCCTGTCGTCGCCGAAGCCGCCGGAGATCGACGGCGTCAAGAACTTCAAGGGCGAGATCTATTTCACCGGCCGCTGGCCGCATCAGGGCGTCGACCTGAAGGGCAAGCGCGTCGCCGTGATCGGGACGGGATCGTCGGGCATCCAGTCGATCCCGTTGATCGCCGAGCAGGCCGCGCAACTCACCGTGTTCCAGCGCACGCCCAATTTCGCATTGCCGGCGGGCAACGGCCCGGCACCTGAGGATCGCAAGACGTTCTTCGAGAGCGATCGCGCGGCCTATCGCGAGCAGGCGCGCCAGTCGATGGCCGGCGTACCGTATCCGCAGCAGACGGTTGTGAGCTGGCAGTTGAGCGATGCCGAGCGCCGCGAGCGTTTCGAGAAGGCGTGGGCGGCGGGCGATCTCGTCCACATCCTGAGCCAGCTCTGGGCCGATCAGGCCGTCGATGTCGACGGCAACAGGCTGGTCGCCGACTTGATCCGCGAGAAGATCGCGGCCGCGGTCAAGGATCCGGAGACGGCGGCGGCGTTGGCCCCGCACGATCATCCGTTCGGCGCCAAGCGGCCCTGCCTCGATACCAACTACTATGCGACCTATAATCGTCCGAACGTGACGCTGGTGAATCTGCGGCAGGAGCCGATCAAGGCGATCACCGCGAATGGCATCGTGACCGACAAGCGCAGCTTCGATGTCGACGTCATCGTGTTCGCCACCGGCTTCGATGCGATGACCGGCGCGATCATGGCGGTGCATCCGATCTCCGGGCGCGGCGGCAAGTCGCTGTCCGATGTCTGGGCGCACGGACCGCAGACCTATCTCGGCGTCACCGTCGCGGGCTTCCCCAATCTGTTCATGATCACCGGCCCCGGCAGCCCGTCGGTGCTGTCGAACATGGCGGTGTCGATCGAGCAGCATGTCGACTGGGTGGTCGAGCGCATCGCCGCGCTGCGCGATGCCGGCTACACCACGATGGAGGCGACCGAGACCGCGCAGGCCGGCTGGGAGCGCCACATGGCCGACTGCGCGACGCTGACGCTGCACCGGCTCGCCAACACCTGGTACACCGGCGCCAACGTGCCCGGCAAGCCGCAGGGCGTGATGCCCTACACCGGCGGCGTCGGGCCATATCGCAGCATCTGCGACGAGGTGGTCGGCCGCGGCATGCTCGGTTTCAGGCTCTCGGGTCCCGGTGTTGCCGCGCAGTGCAATGACGGCGAGGTCGTTCGCCTGCAACCGGATGTGCGACTGGTGCTGAACATGCTCGGCGGGATGAACCTGCCGCCGCTCGAGACGATGGGCGCGCAGGGCGCGCGCGATTTCCTCGCCGAGTTCAACAAGGGCCGTCCCGCGGGACGGCCGGTCGGCGAGGTCGGCACCGGCGTGCTGCAGGGCGCCGACGGCCCGCTGCCGTACAAGCTGTACCGGCCGGCGACGCCGGGGCCGCATCCGATCGTGGTGTATTTCCACGGCGGCGGGTGGGTGCTCGGCGACGAGCTGTCGGACGATCCGTTCTGCCGCGACCTGTGCCGGCGCACCGGCATGATCATCGTCAGCGTCGGCTATCGCCACGCGCCCGAGCATCGCTTCCCGGCCGCGGCCGAGGATGGCTATGCGGCGACCCGCTGGATCGCGGCCCACACCGCCGAGCTCGGCGGCAGGGCAGGGCCGGTGCTGGTCGCGGGCTGGAGCGCCGGCGGCAACATCGCGGCCGTCACCTGCCAGCTCGCGCGCGATCGCGGCGGGCCGGAGATCGCGGGCCAGCTCCTGATCTGTCCGGTGACCGACAGCACCTATGATCGTCCGTCCTATATCGAGAACGCGATCGGCTATTTCCTGACCCGCGGGCTGATGTTCTGGTTCTGGGACCTGTACTGCTCGCCAGCCGATCGCACCGATCCGCGCGCAGCACCGCTGCGCGGCAAGCTCGAAGGCCTGCCGCCGGCATTCATCGCCACCGCGGAATTCGATCCGCTGCGTGATGAGGGCAATGCCTATGGCGACGCGCTCGCCAAGGCTGGCGTCAAGGTCGAGCAGCTCAAGGGCAACGGCCACTTCCACTCGTCGTTCGTGATGGTCGACGTCATCATCACCGGCGTCGGCGGCCGGGTGAAGATGGCAAAAGCGTTGCGTCGCTTCGCCGGACTGCCCGAGGAGCTGGAGCAGGACAACGTCGCGGCGCCGAAGGTCAACGCGGCGGCGAACTAG
- a CDS encoding MATE family efflux transporter, whose protein sequence is MKDLTRGSIVSHILTMAPPIVVGMITIMICQLVDLYFVAGLGDAAVAGVAAAGNAGFLVNALMQVLGVGTVALIAHAVGRKDRADANLVFNQSIVLSVLCGLLTLGAGAVLSRPYMRSIAADQATVDAGTIYLLWFMPALALQFIIQVMASALRATGIVRPSMLVQAVAVIINIALAPVLIAGWGTGHALGVAGAGLASSIAVLIGVLMLFAYFRKLERYVGFDPAQWRPQLRQWARILNVGLPAGGEFALIFAWMGVIYYVLRDFGPAAQAGFGIGTRVLGLIQMPALAVALAAGPIAGQNFGAGNGKRVQETFVKAVSIGTVVMIVFTILAHWKPGLLLDGFSNDRETMAVAAQFLYFVSMNLVAQGLVFTCNSMFQGLGNTRPVLVSSTVRLVTYAVPVIWLSTQPGFRIEHVWYLSIVTTTLQAGLSLWLLRREFRKRLAPLAREVAPERVGLEPVG, encoded by the coding sequence ATGAAAGACCTCACGCGCGGCTCCATCGTGAGCCACATATTGACCATGGCGCCTCCGATCGTGGTCGGCATGATCACGATCATGATCTGCCAACTGGTCGACCTCTACTTCGTCGCGGGTCTCGGCGATGCCGCCGTTGCGGGCGTGGCGGCAGCCGGCAATGCCGGTTTCCTCGTCAATGCGCTGATGCAGGTGCTTGGCGTCGGCACCGTCGCGCTGATCGCGCATGCGGTCGGCCGCAAGGACCGCGCCGACGCCAACCTCGTGTTCAATCAGTCGATCGTGCTGTCGGTGCTGTGCGGGCTGCTGACGCTCGGCGCCGGCGCCGTGCTGTCGCGCCCCTATATGCGCTCGATCGCAGCCGACCAGGCCACCGTCGACGCGGGCACCATTTATCTGTTGTGGTTCATGCCGGCACTGGCGCTGCAATTCATCATCCAGGTGATGGCGTCAGCGCTGCGGGCGACCGGCATCGTGCGGCCCAGCATGCTGGTGCAGGCGGTCGCTGTCATCATCAACATCGCGCTGGCGCCGGTCCTGATCGCCGGCTGGGGGACCGGTCATGCATTGGGCGTTGCCGGCGCGGGTCTGGCAAGTTCGATCGCCGTTCTGATCGGCGTGCTGATGTTGTTCGCGTATTTCCGCAAGCTGGAACGCTATGTCGGGTTCGATCCCGCGCAATGGCGTCCACAGCTGCGCCAGTGGGCGCGGATCCTCAATGTCGGCTTGCCTGCGGGTGGTGAGTTCGCGCTCATCTTCGCATGGATGGGCGTGATCTACTATGTGCTGCGCGATTTCGGCCCGGCGGCGCAGGCCGGTTTCGGCATCGGTACGCGCGTGCTCGGCCTGATCCAGATGCCGGCATTGGCGGTCGCGCTCGCTGCCGGTCCGATCGCCGGACAGAACTTCGGCGCCGGCAATGGCAAGCGTGTGCAGGAGACCTTCGTCAAGGCGGTGTCGATCGGCACCGTCGTCATGATCGTCTTCACGATTCTCGCGCACTGGAAGCCGGGGTTGCTGCTCGACGGCTTCTCGAACGATCGCGAGACCATGGCCGTCGCCGCCCAGTTCCTGTACTTCGTTTCGATGAATCTCGTCGCGCAAGGACTGGTGTTCACCTGCAACAGCATGTTTCAAGGCCTCGGCAACACCAGGCCGGTGCTGGTGAGCTCGACCGTGCGGCTCGTCACCTACGCGGTGCCGGTGATCTGGCTCTCGACGCAGCCCGGCTTCCGGATCGAGCACGTTTGGTACTTGTCGATCGTGACGACGACGCTGCAGGCCGGTTTGAGTTTGTGGTTGCTGCGTCGCGAATTCAGGAAGCGTCTCGCTCCGCTGGCGCGCGAGGTTGCGCCCGAGCGCGTTGGTCTCGAGCCGGTCGGGTGA